In a single window of the Natronosalvus caseinilyticus genome:
- a CDS encoding metal-dependent hydrolase, translating to MMLPTHAFAGMVIALPYALVFPEFAPVALLAGFLGGVVPDLDLYTGHRKTLHYPVYYPGAAAVAVSVAALWPTPATTAVAWFLLGAATHSVADVFGGGLELRPWEATSSRAVYDHHNRRWIAPRRWVRYDGSPEDLALSVALAVPLVVALEGAIEWLVIAFLGIAVAYAAVRRILPAVASRLIGDLVVPNASSRVLAYVPARYLDLNAERGSTQSR from the coding sequence ATGATGCTGCCGACCCACGCGTTCGCGGGGATGGTGATCGCCCTCCCGTACGCACTCGTGTTCCCCGAATTCGCCCCTGTGGCTCTGCTCGCCGGGTTTCTCGGCGGGGTCGTTCCGGACCTGGATCTGTACACAGGCCACCGGAAGACGCTCCACTACCCGGTGTACTACCCGGGAGCCGCCGCCGTCGCCGTTTCGGTCGCCGCCCTGTGGCCGACGCCTGCCACGACCGCCGTCGCGTGGTTCCTGCTCGGCGCCGCCACCCACAGCGTCGCCGACGTCTTCGGTGGCGGCCTGGAGCTTCGACCGTGGGAAGCCACCTCGAGTCGAGCCGTCTACGACCACCACAACCGCCGGTGGATCGCCCCACGTCGCTGGGTCCGCTACGACGGGTCGCCGGAGGATCTGGCGCTGTCGGTCGCCCTTGCCGTTCCGCTCGTGGTCGCCCTCGAGGGTGCGATCGAGTGGCTCGTGATCGCGTTCCTGGGTATCGCGGTCGCGTACGCGGCCGTTCGACGGATCCTGCCCGCAGTCGCCAGCCGACTGATCGGCGACCTCGTGGTCCCGAACGCCTCGAGTCGCGTCCTGGCGTACGTTCCAGCCCGCTATCTGGATCTCAACGCGGAACGCGGTTCGACGCAGTCTCGGTAG
- a CDS encoding aldo/keto reductase, with translation MTDSFDDVDLEFVPLGRTGIQTSELQFGTWRFGRTTEEGNLEITEERAHELLDAYAEAGGRYIDTADVYGGGDSERWIGDWLADRDRERYTIASKIYWQIRDGDPNSKGTNRKTVRNRIDALLDRLDTDYVDVLYIHRWDDATSTRELMKTLNGLVEDGKVHYLGASTLRPNAWKVARANAIADAHGWEPFTVLQPRYNLVDREIEGDYLEFARQRDLAVCPWSPLGQGFLTGKYSREEDVPEDSKSAESSRFRDNYLTEENFDLHDELDAVAEEVDASPAQVALAWLSHRDGVSAPIVGARTVEQLEENLAAAAVDLSDEQVERLTTAKAGPYEGL, from the coding sequence ATGACCGACTCGTTCGACGACGTCGACCTCGAGTTCGTTCCGCTCGGTCGAACCGGCATCCAGACCAGCGAGCTCCAGTTCGGGACCTGGCGTTTCGGCCGGACCACGGAGGAGGGGAACCTCGAGATCACCGAAGAACGCGCCCACGAATTGCTCGACGCCTACGCCGAGGCCGGCGGTCGGTACATCGACACGGCCGACGTCTACGGCGGCGGCGACAGCGAGCGCTGGATCGGCGACTGGCTCGCCGACCGCGACCGCGAGCGCTACACCATCGCCTCGAAGATCTACTGGCAGATCCGCGACGGCGATCCGAACAGCAAGGGGACGAACCGGAAGACCGTCCGGAACCGTATCGACGCGCTCCTGGATCGCCTCGACACCGACTACGTCGACGTCCTCTACATTCACCGCTGGGACGACGCGACCTCGACCCGCGAACTGATGAAGACGCTGAACGGACTCGTCGAGGACGGCAAGGTCCACTACCTCGGCGCGTCGACTCTGCGACCGAACGCCTGGAAGGTCGCTCGGGCGAACGCCATCGCCGACGCCCACGGCTGGGAGCCCTTCACCGTGCTCCAGCCACGGTACAACCTCGTCGATCGGGAGATCGAGGGCGACTACCTCGAGTTCGCCCGACAGCGCGACCTCGCGGTCTGTCCGTGGAGCCCGCTCGGACAGGGCTTCCTGACCGGGAAGTACTCCCGAGAGGAGGACGTCCCGGAGGACTCGAAGTCCGCCGAATCGAGTCGGTTCAGGGACAATTACCTCACCGAGGAGAACTTCGACCTGCACGACGAACTCGACGCGGTCGCCGAGGAGGTCGACGCGTCGCCGGCCCAGGTTGCCCTCGCGTGGCTCTCCCACCGCGACGGCGTCAGCGCACCCATCGTCGGCGCCCGGACGGTCGAGCAACTCGAGGAGAACCTCGCGGCCGCGGCAGTCGACCTCTCCGACGAACAGGTCGAGCGCCTGACGACCGCGAAGGCGGGCCCCTACGAGGGACTGTAA
- a CDS encoding lactate racemase domain-containing protein, translating into MIDELAIGESTVQDACGDVVLPRMGVIEQRWETDPIPPEDVAAEAAEAVAALEFRDVPAGGEVAVGVGSRGIDNLPEIVRGVVDALEDRGYDPFVVPAMGSHGGATAAGQRDKLETLGVTEASIGCAIRATMDVVQVGETPDRGVPVYADAYAVEADAIVPINRIKPHTGFSGDVESGLSKMLVIGMGKQRGAKLAHDWAVEWSLSNMIPEIADQLLRTLPVAGGVAVVEDQHDDTTLVEGVPPEGFLTREADLLDLARERMPTLPFDELDVLVVDRLGKDVSGQGMDPNVTGRRHFTINEPEPDSPEIKRVFARGLTEKTKGNAMGMGQADVAHRDVLAELDWSKSLINAITASTVRGVRLPPVVETDRAGLVAALGTIGPVPGEDARVLRVTDTMRLKRCYASSPLVDAARDRADLRVVSEPAPLEFDDGQFVAPSPE; encoded by the coding sequence ATGATCGACGAACTCGCGATTGGCGAGTCGACCGTCCAGGACGCCTGCGGAGACGTCGTGCTTCCGCGGATGGGCGTCATCGAACAGCGGTGGGAGACCGACCCCATCCCGCCCGAAGACGTCGCGGCCGAGGCAGCCGAGGCGGTGGCCGCCCTCGAGTTCAGGGACGTCCCCGCGGGCGGCGAGGTGGCCGTCGGCGTCGGCAGCCGCGGCATCGACAACCTCCCCGAGATCGTTCGCGGCGTCGTCGACGCGCTCGAGGACCGCGGGTACGACCCCTTCGTCGTTCCCGCGATGGGGAGCCACGGCGGGGCGACCGCTGCGGGTCAGCGCGACAAACTCGAGACCCTCGGCGTCACCGAGGCGTCGATCGGCTGTGCGATCCGGGCGACCATGGACGTCGTGCAGGTCGGCGAGACGCCGGATCGCGGGGTGCCAGTGTACGCCGACGCGTATGCGGTCGAGGCGGACGCCATCGTGCCGATAAACCGGATCAAGCCCCACACCGGCTTCAGCGGTGACGTCGAGAGCGGCCTCTCGAAGATGCTCGTCATCGGGATGGGGAAACAGCGCGGCGCGAAACTCGCCCACGACTGGGCGGTCGAGTGGAGTCTCAGCAACATGATTCCCGAGATCGCCGACCAGTTGCTCCGGACGCTGCCGGTCGCCGGCGGTGTTGCAGTCGTCGAAGACCAGCACGACGACACCACGCTCGTCGAGGGCGTCCCGCCGGAAGGATTTCTGACTCGAGAGGCCGACCTCCTCGACCTCGCCCGGGAGCGCATGCCGACGCTGCCGTTCGACGAACTGGACGTCCTCGTCGTCGATCGACTCGGCAAGGACGTCAGCGGCCAGGGGATGGATCCCAACGTCACGGGTCGGCGCCACTTCACGATCAACGAACCCGAACCGGACTCGCCCGAGATCAAGCGCGTCTTCGCTCGCGGCCTCACCGAGAAGACGAAGGGGAACGCGATGGGGATGGGCCAGGCGGACGTCGCCCATCGCGACGTACTCGCCGAACTCGACTGGTCGAAGTCCCTCATCAACGCCATCACCGCGAGCACGGTGCGCGGAGTTCGCCTCCCGCCGGTGGTCGAAACCGATCGCGCGGGACTCGTGGCCGCCCTCGGCACCATCGGCCCCGTTCCAGGTGAAGACGCTCGCGTTCTCAGGGTGACGGACACGATGCGCCTGAAGCGGTGTTACGCCTCGAGTCCGCTCGTCGACGCCGCGCGGGACCGGGCGGATCTTCGCGTCGTTTCGGAACCGGCGCCACTCGAGTTCGACGACGGGCAGTTCGTCGCTCCGTCCCCAGAATAA